tacaatcatctttatggagcacgacctggcaaaagcgagaaataagaagctggtgttatgcttaTTTGAACAATTGACTGGATGgaagattaactttcataaaagCGAGTTGTTCTGTTTTGGTAGAGCCAATGAGGAACaagaggcttataggcaattgtttggaTGCGAATTGGGGGCATTACCTTTCACGTACTTAGGTATACCCATTCACCATCGTAAGCTGACAAacagagaatggaagtgcatcgaggatcggtttgagaagaaactgagttgctggaagggcaaactcatgtcatatggaggccgattaattcttattaattcggtgctcacgagTATGTCTATGTTTCTCTTATCTTTCTTCGAAGTCCCAGTTGGGGTTATGAAAAGGCTGGACTTCTATCGATCCCGATTCTTCTGGCAGAGTGATGAACTAAAGAGAAAATACCGACTCGCcaaatgggatatcatctgtcGACCAAAGGATCAGGGGGGCCTTGGTATTGACAATCTTGAAGTCAAGAACAGATGTCTTCTCAGTAAGTGGATGTATAAGTTATCAGTTGAGACTGAAGCAACGTGGGCACAGATTCTCCGTAGTAAGTATCTGCAGTCCAAGACTTTGTCCGAGGCGACAGTGAGACCGACTGACTCGCCGTTTTGGAAGGGGCTTATGAGAGTCAAAGCTGCCTTCTTTAATAGAACAAAGTTTATTGTCGGTAATGGCAGTACCACTcgcttctgggaggatacttggcttgGTGAAACGCCGTTGGCGCTTCAGTATCCGTCCCTGTACCGTATTGTTCAATGACGTGATGCTCTTGTTGCAACGATTATGCAGTCCATtccccttaatattcagtttaGGAGGGTGCTTGTTGGTGACCGGTGGGAAGCATGGCTTCATTTGGTGagtagactgatggaggttcagctAGCTCATCAGCCCGATCAGTTGTGTTGGATGCTTACTAGGTCTGGAGAGTTCACAGTTAAGTCGATGTATATCGATGTCATTAACTCTAGTGCTATTCCTAGTTCCAAAGATGTTTGgaaagtcaaagttcctttgaaaattaaagtgtttatgtggCATGTACATAAACAAGTCATTTTAACAAAGGATAATTTGGTTAAGCGTAACTGGACAAGATCTACTAGGTGTAGTTTTTGTGATCGGGACGAAACTATCAAGCACCTCTTCTTTGATTGCCCGTTGGCGAGAGTTTTGTGGCACACGGTGCAAATTGCCTTTAACATTACTCCTCCGAATTCGGTCAGTACGTTATTTGAAACATGGCTTGTTGGGATAGAGTCCGAAACAGCTAGACACATTCGCGTAGGAGTATGTGCTTTGTTATGGGCAatttggaactgcagaaatgatttggcttttaacagaacaacaactattcattttttgcaggttttATTCCGAGCTACTGCGCTGATCCGTATGTGGTCATTACTCACTCaaacggaggccagggagcgtttggttactggatctgtccggtgggagatggtagcacgggatatcttcaaccggctTGGATGACGGTCATGTAATATGATAGGCGATTAGTTTACCTATCTTTGttatgccagccggttgtggtTTTGGGTCTTTTGTCTTCCGCGTTGTGGCTCTTTGTGAGCTTGCCGTTATTTTGTTTTCAGACTATAAGACCTTGTTAAACCTCTTTATTTATCTATAAATGTGACTATAAAACCGGGAGTCCCCCTTTCCAAAAAAAGGCTAGCTAGGTTTTCACTGCGCCGTATCCGTATGCATGTGCGCGTGCTAAGTTTTCACGTTTTTGTCAACCTGCAAAGAAACTGAGTGTGCCACACCTCATTGCCAAAGAGGGTATGGGTGCTTCGAGGACGCAACTTCGCGGTAGGTTCCTTTTTTTACTGCCATTGCCATGAGATGAACCTCTGGCACTCCTccctctgtgtgtgtgtgtgtcagtgtgtgtgcgcgcgcgcgcgcgcagcTCATGCTGCGGCTGCTCGACACGTAGTTGGTTTTGGGGCGGCCCCACGTCGCTGCTGCGGTGCCCTCGGCCACTTAAACTCCCCCCTCCACCTCTAGCTAGCGTCGTCGTAGCACTCTGTAGTTGTAGCTCGAGCCCCTTCAGAAGGAAGCACAGCAAGCTAGCAAGCTAGGAAGAACCTCCCTCCCGTGCATCTGACCAGCGAGTGACGGCGGTGAGTCCCCTCCATCTCCGGCCGTCTTGTTAATGttcttttcttcttcctcttcttctttcatGTTGAATGGGGACATGAAATTAGAGAAGAGGAACCTAACCATAAGTTGTTGCTGATCTCGTGATCTCCTCCTACTCCCACCTAGCTTGGATCTCCATGGACGGCAAGACGCCTCATCTGCTGCCTCTGAGTCTGAGCGAGGCCAAAAAGAAGATCCGGGATGACGTCCCACTGGTCTGCGGATGGGCGCTCCTCAACGCCTTCGCCACGCTCTGCGGCGTAGCAAGCGGCTACATAGCCGAGTACATCCATGTGTCGTGCAGCCAGGTAACTACCTACCCGTGTACTACCCTTCGGATGTTTCACATCGCGACCGATCCATCATGCGCCAAGCTGGTATGGTGTTCCTCTGCAGTCCTCCTTCATTCTGCCGTGCATCGAGCTGACGGACGCGGAGGCCGCCAGGCTAATCGCCCTCTGCGTCGGGATGCTGTGCTGCGCCCCATCccaggcggccgcggcggcgctgGCGCTGCTGCTCCCATGCCAGCGTCGCCGGGCCCGCCGGACCCTCGCCTACCTCGCGCTGGCGGTCACCATCCTCTTCCATTGCTTGTTCGCCAGCACCGTGTGGGtcttcctcgccgccgacccAGGATACATCTTCGGCAGGATCTACTTCACCGCGGGCTTCTGCTTCTTCGTGGTGGCCGACCTCCTCAGCTTCCGGGCCCTCCTGGGAGGTGATGGGTGGGGCATCAAGTACGTAGCCTATTTCTTCTGATCATGTTCGTGGATCAGCTCACCACGTACTGATGAGAGCGTGGAGTATGCATTAATTCTGCTGTGACGATTGATGGACTAGTGCCGTATTTGCGAATCTAGTAGCTGATGTAGTGTTAATTATTATCCAGATTGACTCTACTAGTATGTACTCATTCGGGTAATGCTTTGCTGGCTATATAATTAGACTGGGTGGATTGTGGTTATCTTTGCTGTAGTATTCGACCTTCTCTCTATGCATGTGATGGTCAGACATGAGTTAT
The Aegilops tauschii subsp. strangulata cultivar AL8/78 chromosome 3, Aet v6.0, whole genome shotgun sequence genome window above contains:
- the LOC120976018 gene encoding uncharacterized protein; this translates as MDGKTPHLLPLSLSEAKKKIRDDVPLVCGWALLNAFATLCGVASGYIAEYIHVSCSQSSFILPCIELTDAEAARLIALCVGMLCCAPSQAAAAALALLLPCQRRRARRTLAYLALAVTILFHCLFASTVWVFLAADPGYIFGRIYFTAGFCFFVVADLLSFRALLGGDGWGIKYVAYFF